The following are from one region of the Mustelus asterias unplaced genomic scaffold, sMusAst1.hap1.1 HAP1_SCAFFOLD_3840, whole genome shotgun sequence genome:
- the LOC144490814 gene encoding sphingolipid delta(4)-desaturase/C4-monooxygenase DES2-like has protein sequence MTPDPHLKWIVSAMVLFQFVSCYTVKDLSWKWLVFWAYVLGGCVNHSLTLAIHDISHNVAFGNKDAKWNRWFAVFANLPIGMPYSASFKKYHIDHHRYLGGDGLDVDVPTEFEGRFFCTPARKIVWLFLQPLFYVLRPLYVNPKPITQMELANAAVQLAYDLLIYYAWGLKPIFYMLAGSMLGMGLHPFSGHFIAEHYMFLKGYETYSYYGCLNWLTFNVGYHMEHHDFPSIPGSKLPQVKKMAPEFYDNLPQHSSWVRVLWDFVFCDSLGPFSRVKRVCKLAKGQ, from the exons ATGACCCCGGACCCTCATTTAAAATGGATTGTGAGCGCGATGGTTCTCTTCCAGTTTGTCTCGTGTTACACGGTGAAGGATTTATCTTGGAAGTGGCTGGTCTTCTGGGCCTACGTTCTGGGCGGCTGCGTCAACCACTCCCTGACGCTGGCCATCCACGACATCTCTCACAACGTTGCCTTTGGCAACAAGGACGCCAAGTGGAACCGCTGGTTTGCCGTGTTTGCCAACCTGCCCATTGGCATGCCCTACTCCGCCTCCTTCAAGAAGTACCACATAGACCACCACCGGTACCTGGGGGGCGACGGGCTGGATGTCGACGTGCCCACTGAGTTCGAGGGCCGCTTCTTCTGCACGCCCGCCCGCAAGATCGTCTGGCTCTTCCTGCAGCCCCTCTTCTACGTCCTGCGGCCTTTGTACGTCAACCCCAAACCCATCACGCAAATGGAGTTGGCCAACGCCGCGGTCCAGTTGGCTTACGACCTCTTGATCTATTACGCCTGGGGCCTCAAGCCCATCTTCTACATGCTGGCTGGCTCCATGTTGGGCATGGGCCTTCACCCGTTCTCGGGACACTTCATCGCGGAACACTACATGTTTCTGAAGGGATACGAGACCTACTCCTACTATGGATGCCTCAACTGGTTAACCTTCAATGTGGGGTACCACATGGAGCATCACGACTTTCCCAGCATCCCTGGCAGCAAGCTACCTCAG gttaAGAAGATGGCACCTGAGTTTTACGACAATTTGCCCCAGCACAGCTCCTGGGTTCGTGTCCTCTGGGACTTTGTGTTCTGTGACTCTCTCGGCCCGTTCTCCCGGGTCAAGCGAGTGTGCAAGCTGGCAAAGGGTCAGTGA